In Thermomonas carbonis, a single genomic region encodes these proteins:
- a CDS encoding 3-hydroxyanthranilate 3,4-dioxygenase — protein MLPNPINLQAWIDEHRHLLKPPVGNKCIVDGDYIVMIVGGPNARTDYHYEDGPEWFYQLEGEMVLRIQEDGAVRDIPIKAGEMFYLPPHVPHSPQRMAGSIGLVIERKRLPHEDDALMWFCVSCNHKLYEEFFHLVDIEQDFFRVFERFYRDEHLRTCDQCGTLNPRPTRFDLDAQSQADIT, from the coding sequence ATGCTGCCGAATCCGATCAACCTGCAGGCCTGGATCGACGAGCACCGCCACCTGCTGAAACCGCCGGTCGGCAACAAGTGCATCGTCGATGGCGACTACATCGTGATGATCGTCGGCGGCCCGAACGCACGCACCGACTATCACTACGAGGACGGTCCGGAGTGGTTCTACCAGTTGGAAGGCGAGATGGTCCTGCGCATCCAAGAGGACGGCGCGGTCCGCGACATCCCGATCAAGGCTGGCGAGATGTTCTACCTGCCGCCGCACGTGCCGCATTCGCCACAACGCATGGCGGGCAGCATCGGTCTGGTCATCGAACGCAAACGCTTGCCGCACGAGGACGACGCTCTCATGTGGTTCTGCGTCAGCTGCAATCACAAGTTGTACGAGGAATTCTTCCACCTGGTCGACATCGAACAGGACTTCTTCCGCGTGTTCGAGCGCTTCTATCGCGACGAACACCTGCGCACCTGCGATCAATGCGGCACCCTCAACCCGCGACCGACGCGCTTTGATCTGGATGCGCAGTCGCAGGCGGACATCACGTGA
- a CDS encoding RidA family protein translates to MSGADQDRSIHADAAPKAVGSYPHARRVGDLLFLSGIGPRTPSDNTIPGNDYFADGRLRKYDIEAQARAVFANVRAVLEASGATWDDLVDVTVYLTDMARDFKAYNAIWAEHFPDAATAPCRTTLGITALPTPIAIELKCIAALKD, encoded by the coding sequence ATGTCGGGCGCGGATCAGGATCGTTCGATCCACGCCGATGCCGCGCCAAAAGCGGTCGGAAGTTATCCGCATGCGCGGCGGGTCGGCGACCTGCTGTTCCTGTCCGGGATCGGACCACGCACGCCGTCGGACAACACGATCCCGGGCAATGACTATTTCGCCGACGGCCGACTGCGAAAATACGACATCGAGGCGCAGGCGCGTGCGGTGTTCGCCAATGTTCGCGCAGTGCTCGAGGCCAGCGGCGCAACGTGGGACGACCTGGTCGATGTCACCGTTTACCTCACCGACATGGCCCGCGACTTCAAGGCCTACAACGCGATCTGGGCGGAACACTTTCCCGATGCCGCGACTGCGCCCTGCCGCACCACCCTGGGCATCACCGCGCTGCCTACGCCGATCGCGATCGAACTGAAGTGCATCGCTGCACTGAAGGACTGA
- the can gene encoding carbonate dehydratase: MNRLDDLLRNNRAWAERVSREDPGFFERLSGQQAPKYLWIGCSDSRVPANQVVDLAPGEVFVHRNIANVVVHTDLNCLSVIQFAVDVLKVEHILVVGHYGCGGVHAALTNARVGLADNWIRHVGDVSTKHAQLLLDAGDEPLQHDRLCELNALEQVANVCQTTIVRDAWARGQVLSVHGWVYTLRDGRVHDLGLNVAASDQLEPQYAAALAAISIDKEDR; the protein is encoded by the coding sequence ATGAACCGACTCGACGACCTGCTGCGCAACAACCGGGCTTGGGCCGAGCGCGTCTCGCGCGAGGATCCGGGTTTCTTCGAGCGGTTGTCCGGACAGCAGGCACCGAAATACCTGTGGATCGGCTGTTCGGATTCGCGGGTGCCGGCGAACCAGGTGGTCGACCTCGCACCGGGCGAAGTGTTCGTCCATCGCAACATCGCCAATGTCGTCGTGCACACCGACCTCAACTGCCTGTCGGTGATCCAGTTCGCGGTGGACGTGCTCAAGGTGGAGCACATTCTGGTCGTGGGCCATTACGGCTGCGGTGGCGTGCATGCGGCGCTGACCAATGCGCGGGTGGGTTTGGCCGACAACTGGATCCGCCATGTCGGCGACGTCTCCACCAAGCATGCACAGTTGCTGCTCGATGCCGGCGACGAGCCCCTCCAGCACGACCGCCTGTGCGAGTTGAACGCGCTCGAACAGGTGGCCAACGTCTGCCAGACCACCATCGTCCGCGATGCCTGGGCACGTGGCCAAGTGCTGTCGGTTCATGGCTGGGTCTATACGCTGCGCGACGGCCGCGTGCATGACCTCGGCCTCAACGTCGCCGCGTCAGACCAGTTGGAACCGCAGTACGCCGCCGCGCTGGCCGCCATCAGCATCGACAAGGAAGATCGCTGA
- a CDS encoding aldehyde dehydrogenase — protein MQRIPHWINGKPVPPANKCWLDVFDPATGKVAAQTADGDAGDVDTAVAAARAAFPAWSALSNSERAHWLLELAGAIEAFTDKFARIEAEDAGKPLALARDAEIPRAISNLRFFAHAATQFSSESHHGEAGLNYTLRLPLGVVGCISPWNLPLYLFTWKIAPALAAGNTVVAKPSEVTPRTAALLAEIAAEIGFPRGVLNVINGRGSEVGEAIVRHPDIKAISFTGSSAVGRRIAGITGPMLKKTSLELGGKNATLVFADSEWRKHLDTLVRSAFQNSGQICLCGSRLLIERGIYDDFRDAFVDRVHALKIGNPMQVGAQFGPLVSQAQFDKVLACIQRARDEGGNVLCGGKAIDRPGWFIAPTVIEGLGPECASNREEIFGPVVTLQAFDSDDEALALANASDYGLSASVFTNDLSRAHRMAAQLRVGMVWINTWLMRDLRTPFGGSGASGMGREGGLDAMRFFTEPRNVGIALPP, from the coding sequence ATGCAACGCATTCCGCACTGGATCAACGGCAAGCCCGTCCCTCCGGCCAACAAGTGCTGGCTTGATGTCTTCGACCCTGCCACTGGCAAGGTTGCCGCGCAGACCGCCGATGGCGATGCAGGCGATGTCGATACCGCGGTCGCGGCGGCGCGTGCGGCCTTTCCGGCATGGTCGGCGCTATCCAACAGCGAGCGAGCGCATTGGCTGCTGGAACTCGCCGGTGCCATCGAAGCATTCACCGACAAGTTCGCACGCATCGAGGCCGAAGACGCCGGCAAGCCGCTCGCCCTCGCCCGTGATGCCGAGATCCCGCGCGCGATCAGCAACCTGCGCTTCTTCGCGCATGCGGCCACCCAGTTTTCCAGCGAGTCCCACCACGGCGAGGCTGGCCTCAATTACACCTTGCGCCTGCCGCTGGGCGTGGTCGGCTGCATCAGCCCGTGGAACCTGCCTCTGTACCTGTTCACCTGGAAGATCGCGCCCGCATTGGCGGCCGGCAACACCGTGGTCGCCAAACCGTCCGAAGTCACCCCGCGCACGGCCGCGCTGCTCGCCGAAATCGCCGCCGAGATCGGCTTTCCGCGTGGCGTGCTGAACGTGATCAATGGCCGCGGCTCCGAGGTTGGCGAGGCGATCGTCCGGCATCCCGACATCAAGGCGATCAGCTTCACCGGCAGCAGCGCCGTCGGCCGCCGCATCGCCGGCATCACCGGGCCGATGCTGAAGAAGACCTCGCTGGAACTGGGCGGCAAGAACGCCACGCTGGTGTTCGCCGACAGCGAGTGGCGCAAGCACCTGGACACGCTGGTTCGCAGCGCCTTCCAGAACAGCGGGCAAATCTGCCTGTGCGGCTCGCGCCTGCTCATCGAGCGCGGCATCTACGACGATTTCCGCGACGCCTTCGTCGATCGCGTGCATGCGTTGAAAATCGGGAATCCGATGCAGGTCGGCGCGCAGTTCGGGCCACTGGTGTCGCAGGCGCAGTTCGACAAGGTGCTGGCCTGCATCCAGCGCGCCCGCGACGAAGGCGGCAACGTCCTGTGCGGCGGCAAGGCCATCGATCGTCCCGGCTGGTTCATCGCGCCGACGGTGATCGAGGGACTCGGCCCGGAATGCGCGAGCAACCGCGAGGAAATCTTCGGCCCGGTGGTCACGCTGCAGGCATTCGATTCCGATGACGAAGCCCTCGCATTGGCCAACGCCAGCGACTACGGGTTGTCGGCGTCCGTGTTCACCAACGATCTCTCCCGCGCCCATCGCATGGCCGCGCAGCTGCGCGTGGGCATGGTCTGGATCAACACCTGGCTGATGCGCGACCTGCGCACGCCGTTCGGCGGCAGCGGCGCGTCCGGCATGGGCCGCGAAGGCGGGCTGGACGCGATGCGATTCTTCACCGAGCCGCGCAACGTGGGCATCGCCCTGCCGCCATGA
- a CDS encoding SDR family oxidoreductase, translated as MDLNLFGKHALVCGGSEGIGRAAAIELAALGADVTLLARREDALREAVAALPTNGTQRHGYLIADVSQTQALADAVAALVATNPVHILLNNTGGPPGGGAHSAEIAAYLDAFNKHLIANHALLQAVLPGMRDAGWGRIVNVISTSVYEPIPNLGVSNTIRGAVASWAKTLSRELAGDGITVNNVLPGYTRTQRLDQILADRSAASGKSEDDIAKAMLASVPVGRFADAAEIGGVIAFLCTPAAAYVNGQSIAVDGGRMQSI; from the coding sequence ATGGACCTGAACCTGTTCGGCAAGCACGCCCTGGTCTGCGGCGGTTCCGAGGGCATCGGTCGTGCCGCGGCGATCGAACTGGCCGCGCTGGGCGCCGACGTCACCCTGCTCGCCCGCCGCGAGGACGCGCTGCGCGAGGCCGTGGCCGCGTTGCCGACCAATGGCACGCAACGCCATGGCTACCTGATCGCCGACGTGTCGCAAACGCAGGCGCTGGCCGATGCGGTCGCTGCACTCGTCGCGACCAATCCCGTGCATATCCTGCTCAACAACACCGGCGGCCCACCCGGCGGCGGCGCGCACAGCGCCGAGATCGCCGCCTACCTCGACGCCTTCAACAAGCATCTGATCGCCAACCACGCGTTGTTGCAGGCCGTGCTGCCGGGCATGCGCGACGCGGGCTGGGGCCGTATCGTCAATGTGATCTCCACGTCTGTGTACGAGCCGATCCCCAATCTCGGCGTGTCCAACACGATTCGTGGCGCGGTGGCCAGTTGGGCCAAGACCCTGTCGCGCGAACTCGCCGGCGACGGCATCACCGTCAACAACGTGCTGCCCGGCTACACGCGCACCCAGCGCCTGGACCAGATCCTGGCCGATCGCAGCGCCGCCTCCGGCAAGTCGGAGGACGACATCGCCAAGGCGATGCTGGCCAGCGTACCGGTCGGGCGCTTCGCCGATGCCGCGGAGATCGGCGGCGTCATCGCCTTCCTGTGCACGCCGGCCGCGGCTTACGTCAACGGCCAGTCGATCGCGGTCGATGGCGGGCGCATGCAGTCGATCTGA
- a CDS encoding FMN-binding negative transcriptional regulator, whose product MYQPRAFVGTDAAQLDALFVADPFVTLLTNDEAGTPFASHLPVLYHRDGDRIVVEGHWAKPNPQARHAGDALLIVHGPHAYVSPGWYPDKHEAGRVPTWNYAVAHLRGHLETFDDESSLADLVARLSRHFEARVGSDWEFDATDARQQALLRGIVGFRFVPDRSDIKLKLSQNHPLANRQAVIDALSSQAFDDTRAVAALMRSTLP is encoded by the coding sequence ATGTACCAGCCCCGCGCCTTCGTCGGCACCGATGCGGCGCAACTCGACGCCTTGTTCGTCGCTGATCCGTTCGTCACCCTGCTCACCAACGACGAGGCCGGTACGCCGTTCGCGTCGCACCTGCCGGTGCTGTACCACCGCGACGGCGATCGGATCGTTGTCGAAGGCCACTGGGCGAAACCGAACCCGCAGGCCCGGCACGCGGGCGATGCCCTGCTGATCGTGCATGGGCCGCATGCCTACGTGTCGCCGGGCTGGTATCCGGACAAGCACGAAGCGGGCCGCGTGCCGACCTGGAACTACGCGGTGGCGCACCTGCGCGGCCACCTGGAGACGTTCGACGACGAGTCCTCGCTCGCCGACCTGGTCGCACGCCTGAGCCGGCATTTCGAGGCAAGGGTCGGCAGCGACTGGGAATTCGATGCCACCGATGCGCGTCAACAAGCCCTGCTGCGCGGCATCGTCGGCTTCCGCTTCGTGCCGGATCGGAGCGACATCAAGTTGAAATTGAGCCAGAACCATCCCCTGGCGAACCGGCAGGCGGTCATCGACGCACTGTCGTCGCAAGCGTTTGATGACACTCGCGCCGTCGCCGCGCTGATGCGCTCCACCCTGCCCTGA
- the asnS gene encoding asparagine--tRNA ligase, with the protein MTTMSVAQALAGRVPEGGQVTVRGWVRTRRDSKAGLSFVSVSDGSCFAPIQVVAPDTLPNYESEVKHLTTSCAVICTGTLVKSQGQGQSYEIQASGIEVTGWVEDPLTYPMQPKQHSLEYLREFAHLRPRTNLFGAVTRIRHCLSMAVHRFFHERQFYWISTPIITTSDAEGAGQMFRVSTLDVANLPRDGKGNVDFSRDFFGKETFLTVSGQLNVEAYCLALSKVYTFGPTFRAENSNTTRHLAEFWMIEPEIAFADLNDDANLAEEFLKYLFRAVLDERGDDLAFIAERVDKTAITRLESFINAPFERIDYSDAITLLQQSGKKFDFPVEWGLDLQTEHERWLTEEHVGRPVVVMNYPEQIKAFYMRLNDDGRTVAAMDVLAPGIGEIIGGSQREERLDILDARMGQFGLDPAHYDWYRDFRRYGTVPHAGFGLGFERLVVYVCGLANIRDAIAYPRAPGTAEF; encoded by the coding sequence ATGACCACGATGTCCGTGGCCCAGGCGCTTGCCGGGCGTGTGCCGGAAGGCGGCCAGGTGACCGTCCGCGGCTGGGTTCGCACCCGCCGCGACTCCAAGGCTGGCCTGAGTTTCGTCAGCGTCAGCGATGGCTCCTGCTTCGCGCCGATCCAGGTGGTCGCGCCGGACACCCTGCCCAACTACGAATCCGAAGTGAAGCACCTCACCACCAGCTGCGCGGTGATCTGCACGGGCACGTTGGTGAAGTCGCAGGGCCAAGGCCAGAGCTACGAGATCCAGGCATCGGGCATCGAAGTCACCGGCTGGGTCGAGGATCCGCTGACCTACCCGATGCAGCCCAAGCAGCACTCGCTGGAATACCTGCGTGAGTTCGCCCACCTGCGCCCGCGCACCAACCTGTTCGGCGCAGTGACCCGGATCCGCCACTGCCTGTCGATGGCGGTGCACCGCTTCTTCCACGAGCGCCAGTTCTACTGGATCAGCACGCCGATCATCACCACTTCGGACGCCGAAGGCGCTGGCCAGATGTTCCGCGTGTCCACCCTCGACGTGGCCAACCTGCCGCGCGACGGCAAGGGCAATGTGGACTTCAGCCGCGACTTCTTCGGCAAGGAAACCTTCCTGACCGTGAGCGGCCAGCTCAACGTCGAGGCCTACTGCCTGGCGCTGAGCAAGGTCTACACCTTCGGCCCGACCTTCCGCGCGGAGAACAGCAACACCACGCGGCATCTCGCCGAGTTCTGGATGATCGAGCCGGAGATCGCCTTCGCCGACCTCAACGACGACGCCAACCTGGCCGAAGAGTTCCTCAAGTACCTGTTCCGCGCAGTGCTGGATGAACGCGGCGACGACCTCGCCTTCATCGCCGAACGCGTCGACAAGACCGCGATCACCCGCCTGGAAAGCTTCATCAATGCGCCGTTCGAGCGCATCGACTACAGCGACGCGATCACCCTGCTGCAGCAGTCCGGCAAGAAGTTCGACTTCCCGGTCGAATGGGGCCTGGACCTGCAGACCGAGCACGAGCGCTGGCTGACCGAGGAACACGTCGGCCGCCCGGTCGTGGTGATGAACTACCCGGAGCAGATCAAGGCCTTCTACATGCGCCTGAACGACGACGGCCGCACCGTCGCCGCGATGGACGTGCTGGCGCCTGGCATCGGCGAGATCATCGGCGGCAGCCAGCGCGAGGAGCGCCTGGACATCCTCGATGCGCGCATGGGCCAGTTCGGCCTGGATCCGGCGCATTACGACTGGTACCGCGATTTCCGCCGCTACGGCACGGTGCCGCACGCCGGCTTCGGCCTGGGCTTCGAGCGACTGGTGGTCTACGTCTGCGGGCTGGCCAACATCCGCGATGCCATCGCCTACCCGCGCGCGCCGGGCACGGCGGAGTTCTGA
- a CDS encoding HesB/IscA family protein — MAITLTDSARARIRGYLDADPAAVGLRFGVARTGCSGWGYKVDMARSMAPGDTVFDADGIGIHVDADSLALVDGTVIDFIKQGLNEQFVFRNPNVAGECGCGESFTTDADKAA, encoded by the coding sequence ATGGCCATCACCCTCACCGATTCCGCCCGCGCCCGCATCCGCGGCTACCTCGACGCCGACCCGGCCGCAGTCGGCCTGCGCTTCGGCGTGGCCCGCACCGGCTGTTCCGGCTGGGGCTACAAGGTCGACATGGCGCGCAGCATGGCCCCGGGCGACACCGTGTTCGACGCCGACGGCATCGGCATCCATGTGGATGCCGACAGCCTGGCGCTGGTGGATGGCACCGTGATCGACTTCATCAAGCAGGGCCTGAACGAGCAGTTCGTGTTCCGCAATCCCAACGTGGCCGGCGAGTGCGGCTGCGGGGAATCGTTCACCACGGACGCAGACAAAGCCGCCTGA
- the rpsF gene encoding 30S ribosomal protein S6, with protein MRHYEIVFLVHPDQSEQVPAMIERYKSSIEAGNGTIHRLEDWGRRQLAYPIQNLVKAHYVLMNVETEQAVLDELVTGFRFNDAVLRHLVMRRDDAVTEQSLIMKNKDEKADKPERGDRRRRDDESDSAVGTGDTESAAEAA; from the coding sequence ATGCGTCATTACGAAATCGTGTTCCTGGTCCACCCGGACCAGAGCGAGCAGGTGCCCGCCATGATCGAGCGCTACAAGAGCTCGATCGAAGCCGGCAACGGCACCATCCACCGCCTGGAAGACTGGGGTCGCCGCCAGTTGGCGTACCCGATCCAGAACCTGGTCAAGGCCCACTACGTGCTGATGAACGTGGAAACCGAGCAGGCCGTCCTCGACGAGCTGGTCACCGGCTTCCGCTTCAACGACGCAGTGCTGCGCCACCTGGTCATGCGTCGCGACGACGCGGTGACCGAACAGTCCCTGATCATGAAGAACAAGGACGAGAAGGCCGACAAGCCGGAGCGTGGCGATCGCCGCCGCCGTGACGACGAGAGCGACAGTGCCGTCGGCACTGGCGACACCGAATCCGCCGCCGAAGCCGCCTAA
- the rpsR gene encoding 30S ribosomal protein S18, translated as MSKFFRRRKFCKFTAEGVTEIDYKDLNTLRQYLTETGKIVPSRITGTKSKYQRQLQSAVKRARFLALIPYTDNHNI; from the coding sequence ATGTCCAAGTTCTTCCGCCGCCGCAAGTTCTGCAAGTTCACCGCCGAAGGCGTGACCGAGATCGACTACAAGGATCTCAACACCCTGCGCCAGTACCTGACCGAGACCGGCAAGATCGTGCCGAGCCGGATCACCGGCACCAAGTCGAAGTACCAGCGCCAGCTGCAGTCGGCCGTCAAGCGCGCGCGTTTCCTGGCGCTGATCCCGTACACCGACAACCACAACATCTGA
- the rplI gene encoding 50S ribosomal protein L9: MQLILLQKVVNLGNLGDKVSVKPGYGRNFLVPQGKAVPATAANLAEFEAKRADYEAKAQANLDGASARQAKLADASVTISANASTEGKLYGSVGPREIAEAATKQLGVTVGKSEVVMGEGPIRHTGEFEVLVHLHADVESSLKVIVVPDAA; this comes from the coding sequence ATGCAACTGATCCTCCTGCAGAAAGTCGTGAACCTCGGCAACCTTGGCGACAAGGTCAGCGTGAAGCCGGGCTACGGCCGCAATTTCCTGGTCCCGCAGGGCAAGGCCGTGCCGGCCACCGCCGCCAACCTGGCCGAGTTCGAAGCCAAGCGCGCCGATTACGAAGCCAAGGCCCAGGCCAACCTGGACGGTGCGTCCGCGCGTCAGGCCAAGCTGGCCGACGCCAGCGTGACCATCAGCGCGAATGCCTCGACCGAAGGCAAGCTGTACGGCTCGGTCGGTCCGCGCGAGATCGCCGAAGCCGCCACCAAGCAGTTGGGCGTGACCGTCGGCAAGTCGGAAGTGGTGATGGGCGAAGGCCCGATCCGCCATACCGGCGAGTTCGAAGTGCTGGTGCACCTGCATGCCGACGTCGAGTCGAGCCTGAAGGTCATCGTGGTGCCGGACGCCGCGTAA
- a CDS encoding replicative DNA helicase — MSARPGSRPDASFHTRNDAMIEHLRVPPQSVEAEQAVLGGLMLDPNAFDRVADQLVADDFYRRDHQLIYRAIRELVEKNQPCDAVTVGDWFDSQGKAEQVAGGAYLVELAASTPSAANIKAYADIVRDKAIQRKLIDVGTGIVNDGFQPEGRDSAELLAKAEQDVFAIAEGHSRGRQDFTPVRTALIEAFDVLQKRAENGGSVTGLPTGYTEFDEMTAGLQPTDLLILAARPAMGKTTFALNIAEYGALKSKKAVAVFSMEMSASQLALRLISSLGRVNATRLRTGQLEDEDWSRVTGAIAQMNGVKIFIDDTPALSPDVLRAKSRRLKREHDLGLIVIDYLQLMAVPGNSENRATEISEISRSLKGLAKELNVPVIALSQLNRSLETRTDKRPVMADLRESGAIEQDADVIVFIYRDEYYNKENSPDKGLAEIIIGKQRNGPTGSFKLKFFGEYTRFDNLAHDMVGSFE; from the coding sequence ATGAGCGCACGACCGGGCTCCCGCCCCGACGCCAGTTTCCATACCCGCAACGACGCGATGATCGAGCACCTGCGGGTGCCGCCGCAGTCGGTCGAAGCCGAGCAGGCGGTGCTGGGCGGCTTGATGCTGGACCCGAACGCCTTCGACCGCGTGGCCGACCAACTGGTGGCGGACGATTTCTATCGTCGCGATCACCAACTGATCTATCGCGCGATCCGCGAGCTGGTGGAGAAGAACCAGCCCTGCGATGCGGTCACGGTCGGCGACTGGTTCGACTCGCAGGGCAAGGCCGAGCAAGTGGCCGGTGGCGCTTACCTGGTCGAGCTGGCCGCCAGCACGCCCAGCGCCGCGAACATCAAGGCGTATGCCGACATCGTCCGCGACAAGGCGATCCAGCGGAAGCTGATCGACGTCGGCACCGGCATCGTCAACGACGGCTTCCAGCCCGAAGGCCGTGATTCGGCCGAGCTGCTGGCCAAGGCGGAACAGGACGTGTTCGCCATCGCCGAGGGGCATTCGCGTGGCCGCCAGGATTTCACTCCGGTGCGCACTGCCTTGATCGAGGCCTTCGACGTGTTGCAGAAGCGCGCCGAGAACGGTGGCTCCGTCACCGGCCTGCCAACCGGTTACACCGAGTTCGACGAGATGACCGCGGGCCTGCAGCCCACCGACCTGTTGATCCTGGCCGCACGCCCTGCGATGGGCAAGACTACCTTCGCGCTGAACATCGCCGAGTACGGCGCGTTGAAGTCGAAAAAAGCGGTCGCGGTGTTCTCGATGGAAATGTCGGCCTCGCAGCTGGCGCTGCGCCTGATTTCCTCGCTTGGTCGGGTCAACGCCACCCGCCTGCGCACCGGCCAGTTGGAGGACGAGGACTGGAGCCGCGTGACCGGCGCGATCGCGCAGATGAACGGGGTCAAGATCTTCATCGACGACACGCCTGCGTTGTCGCCCGACGTGCTGCGCGCGAAGTCGCGCCGGCTCAAGCGCGAGCACGACCTCGGGCTGATCGTCATCGACTACCTGCAGCTGATGGCGGTACCCGGCAACAGCGAGAACCGCGCCACCGAGATCTCCGAGATCAGCCGTTCGCTCAAGGGTCTGGCGAAGGAGCTCAACGTGCCGGTGATCGCGCTGTCGCAGCTCAACCGCTCGCTGGAAACGCGCACCGACAAGCGGCCGGTGATGGCCGACCTGCGCGAATCCGGCGCGATCGAGCAGGACGCGGACGTGATCGTCTTCATCTACCGCGACGAGTACTACAACAAGGAAAACTCGCCGGACAAGGGCCTGGCCGAGATCATCATCGGCAAGCAGCGAAACGGCCCGACCGGTTCGTTCAAGCTCAAGTTCTTCGGCGAATACACCCGCTTCGACAACCTGGCCC